A region of the Candidatus Finniella inopinata genome:
ATTCACCGTTCGAATTAAACCGGAACGGCCATTCGGATAAAACCAGAATTGCCGTTCGAATTCGCCGGAATACGCAGTTTGTGTAAAGGTGCTGCATAAGTCTGGGTGGGCCTTGGCAAAGCTGGTTTTGTCAAACCGGGTGGTGCTTTTATTCTTCCAAGTCGCCAAAGGGGTCTGGTATGAGTCCACGAGCAAGCTGGCCTCCCCAAAGAGTTTGAGAACATCCGCTTTTGCCTCTTCTTCTAGGGTCTCCAATTCCTTGATTTGGTGTTTAATCTGGTTCAGTCTTTGAATCTTTGTGAGATCAGCGTCTGAAACACTGACAACGCGATCATTAGTTATTGGATAGGCTTTGAGGAAATCATCAACATTCCCGTCTTGGGGGTCTGGAGGGTTTTTCTTTAAGACGTGGTCAAACCAAAAGGACCGTTCCTTGTTGATGAGCTTTCTGGTCAGATCAGCATGCCTCTTGTAGGTGTAAAGCCTGAAGTCGCACTTAAGAACATCCAGATCATCCGCTGAAAGTGATCGGCCCGTCTCTGTTGAAAGGGTGTGTAGAGTCCGATAACTGTGGAATAGCTTCTCGTCCCCAAACAAAACGCCAATATGGACCGTATCCGCCTCCATGACACTGGCATAATGGGCTACCTGAATTAGGTAATGGCTGGGGATTTCATCGGTTTCCTCTTCCCCCCACCCTTCTTTCGTCTTAGACGTGTACAGCGCTGTCTTAAATTCGACCAAGGCTCTCTCAGACGGCAAT
Encoded here:
- a CDS encoding YqaJ viral recombinase family protein, yielding MLTPEQLLLRNTGIGGSDAAAIVGLGKYATPLDVYLDKTTDTAKETTEIMARGNVLEPFVQSLFERKTGWRVQSGLDTQRNSEHPFMLANLDGVLPSERALVEFKTALYTSKTKEGWGEEETDEIPSHYLIQVAHYASVMEADTVHIGVLFGDEKLFHSYRTLHTLSTETGRSLSADDLDVLKCDFRLYTYKRHADLTRKLINKERSFWFDHVLKKNPPDPQDGNVDDFLKAYPITNDRVVSVSDADLTKIQRLNQIKHQIKELETLEEEAKADVLKLFGEASLLVDSYQTPLATWKNKSTTRFDKTSFAKAHPDLCSTFTQTAYSGEFERQFWFYPNGRSGLIRTVN